The sequence CACCTTGGGGTAGTCCTTGTTCATAATCTCCGAATGGTAGAACCCTGCCGATGCCGCCTCTGCGGGGATGTCGGAGCGCTCGGAAGGTTCGTAGAGCAATATCAACGCGCCCATGACCGCCTTTTCCCGCTGCATGGTGCCGACTAAGTCACGCACGTATGAGACCTTGGGTTTGGCGTCGCTCTTCACCTGAACGATAACCTTTTGATACTTGCGCTGTTTGCCGTCTATGAAGAAGCGGATGCCGTCAATGCCCTTGTCTGCGCCGCCTTTTTTGGTAGGATCACCCTTCGGTCTTGCATTAACTAATGACAGCGCCCACAGCTCGAACTCCTTGCGGGGACGGTCGGTGGCTTCGGCCAGTTCGCGCGCCGATTCCCAGTCCTTGGGGATTCCGTGCACCTCATATTCTACCTCTTCACCAAAGTGGTCAGCCAGCCGGTTCTTGATGAGGTTTATGGCAAGGTAGGTTATGTCTATGCCTATCCAGCGGCGGCCCAGCGCTTGCGCGGCGGCAATGGTAGTTCCGCACCCGCAGAACGGGTCAAGCACCACGTCTCCCTCGTTGGAAGAGGCTTGAAGGATGCGTTCGAGTAAAGCGACTGGCTTCTGAGTAGGATAGCCAAGACGTTCCTTAGCAACCGCATTGATGGGAAAGATATCAGTCCAAATTGTACCAATATTCTTACCCTCATATTGATCTAGGTATCTCTTAAGTCTAGGCTTATTAGGGTCAGTGAAAACCAACCAACCTTTCTCCATCGCCTCATCAATTCGCTCTTGTGACCAAATCCAATGTTTACCTGCGGGTGGTTTTAATATTCTATCTCCAAACCGACGTGGAGGTCCTTCACCCCCTTGGATGAAACTTATTAACTGATATCTTCTCCCTGTTTCTTCTTCAACATTGGTGTAGTATTTATCGATGTATCCTTGAGATGGAGGCATCCTTAATTGGTTGAAAGTATTTTTATTAGTTTTACTGTAAAAGAAGATAACGTCTTGCAATTTAGCGAACTGGTGACTCTGGGCTTTACCAACACGAATTTTCTGCCAGATGATTTCATTAACGAAGTTCTTGACCCCGAACACCGCATCCATAAGTATCTTCAGATAATGCCCAGCGGTGGGGTCGCAGTGCAGGTAGATGGAGCCGGTCGGTTTCAGCACGCGCTTCAGCTCCACCAGGCGCGGAGCCATCATCACCAGATACGCCAGCATGTCGTTGTGCCCTAGGAACTGCTCGAAACCCTGAAGCAGGTCTACCAGCGCGGGCGGAGCCTGACCACCGGTCACAAGCTCGTGATATGTGCGGGCCGAGACCTCGTCCCAGTGCCAGAAGTCGGTAAACGCTTCGATCTGCGCCGCAGACGGCGTGCCCTCAGCCTCCTTGAACAATACGTTATACGTCGCCTTGGAGTTGAACGGCGGGTCGAGATAAACCAAATCCACCGACTCCGAGGCGATGTTCTCCCGCAAGACCTCCAGATTATCCCCGAAGTATAGCTGGTTGCGCGGCTCCTGATCCATAGGTAATGATATAATGAAGATTAAGGTTTGTCAAGCACTCCATCACCCTCAATTCCTCTCCCTTTGGAGGGGTTGGAGCACGTTATTTCTTCATCAATACGTCATAGGCCTCGTCAGGGACAACCAGATTACCTTCCATTGCCTCCGGTTTCCTCGATCCTGTTAGGCAACAAATCACTTGACTAATTCGATTCCTCGGTTATATTTCGTACGGAGGATAAAATGAAGCACTTCTTACGCACGAATGTACCTGTAATAATGGCCTCGGCAACCGTCCTGCTCCTGGGGTGCGCCGCAGGTGACGCCGCGCGCTGGAACGTAGCAAACCCGGCAGGGTTCTGGGCCGGGCTCTGGCACGGGATGATTGCAGTCATAACCTTCATAATCTCGCTCTTTTCGAAAAGCGTAGAGGTCTATGAACGAGCCAATAGCGGCGGCTGGTACGACTTTGGCTTCCTTTTAGGAGTAATCATAATCTGGGGTGGTGGCAGTGGAGCAACCATCAACGCAAACCGCCGCAAGCGTAGATGCCGGAGCGACTAGCACAGGATTGAACGTTATACGTATCCATACTTGTAGCGGTAAACTCTTAAGAACGGCTTAGGGTTTAAGGCGGTCTGATGCCGGGGATTGAACTAACCCAGCAGATAAGACGTTTCCAGGTGTTCCTGCAGATCCAGTGGGTGCGGCGGGTGCTTCTCCTCGGGGCAGAGGATACCCAATCCGCGCTCATCTTCGTTCGTAAAGGTTTCGAGCTAACCGTTCTCGATCCCCCTCAAGAGACGCTTGACGGTCTTGCGAAAGAGCTCGATGCAGCAGGCCTTTCGGCTCGGCTGCTTAAAGCCGCACCTGGCGACCTGCCTGTTCCTCTCCGTCATTTCGATTTCGCAGTCGGGTTCAATTGTCTTTACCAAACCACCTTGGAGGGGCTTACCGAACGCTTTGAAGGACTGCTTTCCGGCATCAGGAAGGATGGTTTCTTCTACATAACGCTGATCTCGACGAAAAACACAAATTACCGCAAGGACAGGGAGATTGAACCGCAAACGTTTGCCGATAAAGGAGAGATGCGTCATTATTGCGACGCGCGGGAGATCGTAACCCTCCTACGACACATGGAAGTAATAGATTTGAGGAATGCCGAGCAGGGAAGCGAGGGAAGCTTCCACTGGCACGTCCTGGGCCGCAATCGGGACATGGCGCCTGCGGAAGAGGATGAAAGCGATTCCTGAAGTTACGCTGTAGATATTTCCTCATGTAATCAACGAGAGATTCCTGATACTGGCTGGTTCGGTCTTTGACAACCCTTTTTTCGCTTGCCCCAGGCACTTTCCGGGGATTTTACCTCTTTTGACTTAACCCTAAGATACTTGACCTGTGAAGGATTCTCCCTATTATTAATGTGAAGGAGGATGCAATGCGAAAGGCGCTTTGTATAATCGCGACAATATTTTTTATCCTGGCAGGGGTAAGCTGCGGGCCAAAACAGCAGGAAGCCGAGGCTGCGAAAAAAATCTATGCCGCTATCGAGGTAGAAGAACGCGGCATAATGTGGTTCGAGCTGTACCCTGAGAATGCCCCTAATGGGGTGGCCCAGTTCACGAGGCTTGCCAAGGAAGGCTTCTACGACGGCCTGCTTTTCTGGCATATCTCAGATAAGGGGTTGGTTCAGTCCGGCTGTCCGAGCAACGACGGAACCGGTCACGCCGGCAATCTAATCAAGGAGGAGATCGAGGCGACCCTTCACCATGAGCGGGGAACGCTTTCCATGATCAACTTCGGCAGACCCTGGACCACCTCCTCGCAGTTTATCATCTGCCGCAAGGCCGTGCCGGAGCTGGACGGCCGCTACACCATAATAGGGAAGCTTATGAAAGGAGAGGAGGTCCTTGACGAGATAGAGAGGAATGATAAGATCAAAACGGTAACCGTCAAGGAAGAGTAGGGCGCTAGTTAAGCAGATAGCCAATAGGGATTGACATCGAAGGGGAAAACTCTATAATTACAGTATGATTGAGACAAACCTCACAGGTATCCAAAGATGCAGGCGCTAGTTTTCTGGGTTTGGCAAGCCCTTTTGGGAATCCTGCGTGAGTCATGGAACCTTTTGGCCGCGATGTCCCCCTATCTTCTCCTGGGATTCCTATTCGCGGGGATTTTGCACGTTTTCTTTTCTGTCCAGCGCATATCCAGGCATCTTGGGAAGTCAAGCTTCTCCTCGGTGCTTAAGGCAACGCTTTTCGGTATCCCTCTTCCCTTGTGTTCTTGTGGAGTGATACCTGCTGTTGCTTCGCTCAGGAGAAGCGGAGCCAGTCGTGGAGCGACTCTTGCTTTCCTCATCTCCACCCCCACCTCAGGCGCTGACTCCATCCTTGCCACCTACTCGCTTCTTGGGCCCATCTTCGCGTTATACCGTGTGGCCGCTTCCTTTGCCGCCGGGTTGGTTGCCGGTTTGGGTGCCAACATCTTTGACAGACGTGATGAGGTAGAAGATAAGCCAGCCAAGAATCAAACCTGTGTCGTCTGCGGGGAGGACGCGACAGCGAACGGTCACACTCACAACTTCACCACCCGCCTGAGGGCGATGATTGCATATTCGTTTGGTGAGCTTGTTGCAGACATCGGTAAGTGGCTACTTATCGGGATACTTATAGGCGGTGCTATCTCCTACTTTGTTTCTGCAGAACTGATCGGCACCTACCTTCCTTCTCCGGTCCTTCAGATGTTTTTAATGCTTGTTTTAAGCATCCCGCTCTATATCTGCGCTACGGGTTCGCTGCCCATAGCCGCGGCCCTTATCATGAAGGGTATCTCGCCCGGTGCGGCGCTTGTGTTCCTGATCGCGGGTCCGGCCACCAACGCGGTCACGGTCACGGTGGTCTCCAAAACCCTTGGCAGACGCTCGCTTGCGATCTACCTTGCCTCCATCGTCCTTGTCTCGATCGGTATGGGCTTTCTTTTCGATCTCCTTGTCCCTCGCGGTCTGGCCGCTCCATCCAACGGCAGGGTGATCGGGATGTTTGAGTTGCCTGGTATAGTGAAGATCACCTCGGCGGCGCTGGTGCTTGGTTTGATCGGATACCAGTTCGGCCTCAAGATTTTTAGGCGTAGCCGTAATCGCAAGCAAGAGGAAGCCGAATGCGGCTGCGGGGACTCAGCCTGCGACGTTCCTGCACACGAGGATTAGTAACAAATGAAGCGGGCCTTTTGGAGTGCAATGACCATGTCATTGCTGCAACAATACGATTGTTGCACTCCATAAAAAAGCTCCCTGATTTTTGTTTTATTGAGGGAAGGACTGTTCGCTTTTATTTTTCCTTTTCGTTGAGGGAAGAAGTCGCTAATTGTCCACATCCCGCGAGTATGGCTGCGCCTAAGCTCTTGCGTAAGGTGACCGCTGGCAGATCAGGCATGAGCCATTCCCGGAAACGTTTCACGTCCTCATCGCTCGGCACATCGAAGCTGGCGTCAGGATAAGGGTTGAAGGGAATAAGGTTTATCTTGCATGGTATCCCGGCAAGGAGCAGAGTAAGATTTTCCGCGTCCTTGCGGCGGTCGTTTATCCCTGCAAGAAGAACGTACTCGAAGGTCACCCGCTTGCCTTTGATCTCGATATACTCCCTAACAGCAGGGATAAGCTCCTTCAACGGATAACGCTTGGCGATGGGCATGATGCGTTCTCGCGTCTCCTGATCTGCCGCGTTCAGAGACACGGCCAGCTTGAACTGCTCAGGCTCTTCTGCGAAACTCCTGATACCCGGCACTATCCCCACGGTGGATAGTGTAATCTTGCGCGCGCCGATGTTTAAGCCGAAGTCACCGTTAAGTATCCTTGCCGCGTCCAGAGAAGCATCGTAATTTAAGAACGGCTCGCCCATCCCCATGAACACCACGTTGGTTATCCGCTCGGTCTGACCTTTGGCAATCTTTAAGACCTGACCTGCAATCTCGGCAGGCGTGAGGTTTCGTACAAATCCCATATCTGCGGTGCGGCAGAAGCGGCACGCAAAAGAACAGCCCACCTGGGTTGATACACATACCGTGCGTCGGGTTCCATCCTTGAGCCATACGGATTCGATTCGTTCGCCGCCCGCCAGCTCGAAGAGGTGCTTTACCGCACCTTCTTTAGCCGATCCCACCCGGTTCTTGAGCTTGAGACTCGAGATGCGATAGCGCTCGGCCAAGCGCTCGCGCAGAGGCTTGGCGATGTCGGTCATTAGCTCCCAATCCTTTATACCCTTCTGCCATATCCATTTGAATATCTGCCTGGCACGGAAGCTTGGCAGGTCGAGTTTGGCCAACTCCTGGTGTAGTTGATCAAGGGTCAGGTTCTTGATATCTATCTTCACTTCACTATTCCTATTGTTCCTTCAGGTGTAACCTCGGTTATTTTGACATTTACCAACGAACGTACTGGCTTTGAAGTAGGTGGGATTTTAACATCGATATAGTTATCCGTAAGCGCACGGGTAGGGGAGAGCAGGACAGCCTGTCTTACCTTGCCTTGGAAGCGTTTTCGGAACTCGAACGATTTCCTCTCACCCTCTGCTCTGAGAAGTTTCGTTCTTTCGCGCGGGGCCTTTAGTGATTTACTGCTCATATTGGCCATTGGCGTTCCGGGACGGGCCGAGTAGGTGAAGACGTGCAGATGATTCACCGGCAGGCCGCGCACGAACTCAAGGGTGCGAGCAAAACTTTCCTCATCCTCTCCAGGGGTTGAGGTTATTATGTCGGTGCCTATGCACGCGTCAGGCAACATCCTTGCCACTTTATTCATTAATCGAGAGAACTCCTTTGTGCGGTAGGGACGGTTCATCTCTTCAAGTATCCTATCGTCGCCCGACTGCAATGGAATGTGCAGGTGCGGGCAGAATCGTGAACTTGTAGCCAGTACCCCCAGCAGTTCGTCTGAGATCGTGTCAGGCTCAAGCGAGGTCAGGCGGATTCTAGGCACCCCCCTCCCTTCTTGCTCAATCCTTTTAAGAAGCAAGGTTAGACTTTCGCCTCGTTCTTGTCCCCAAAGACCCAGGTTAAGCGCCACCAGCACCACCTCGCCGAAGCCCTCGGAGTGGAGTGCATGGAGTTCCTCAAGAATCGTCTCTTTAGGCTTGGAGCGGACAGGGCCGCGGATCCTTGAAACCACACAGTAGCTGCACCTTCTCTCACACCCCTCGCCTACGCGAAGAAAAGCGCGGTTCCGAGAGATGACGAAGACATCACAGCTATCCTTTCCGTAACGCAGAGGTACGATCAGGTTTTCCTTTTCCTCATATCCTATGATCCGGGTTACACCAGGAAGAGCGGCCATCCGTTCGGGTATCCGTGTGGCACCGCAGCCGGTGACCTTTATCTTTGCATCCGGGTATCTGCGATGGAGACGGCGGATAAGAGCCACAGAACTCCTGTCCGCCCGTCCTGTTACAGTACACGTAGTCACGAGACAGACTTTGACACTGGCCTCCTGCCGTGCATCTTCTGCGAGCTCGTATCCATTTTGCACAAACCAGGCTTTCCAGAGGTCGGCCTCGGCCTGATTGAGCTTGCAGCCTGTGGCGGCCACCAATACCTTAGGTCCAGGCACGATTGATCCTCAGAATCCGGGGATCTAATAACTTCAGGCAAGTAAGGATGATTCCTTACTTGCCCCCTGTCTCTTCCTTCTTCTTTCTGGTGCGCTTCTTTGGTTTTTTCTCAGCCTTCTTGGCTTCGGCGTCGACGTCCGGTTCGGC is a genomic window of candidate division TA06 bacterium B3_TA06 containing:
- the rlmN gene encoding 23S rRNA (adenine(2503)-C(2))-methyltransferase RlmN, which produces MKIDIKNLTLDQLHQELAKLDLPSFRARQIFKWIWQKGIKDWELMTDIAKPLRERLAERYRISSLKLKNRVGSAKEGAVKHLFELAGGERIESVWLKDGTRRTVCVSTQVGCSFACRFCRTADMGFVRNLTPAEIAGQVLKIAKGQTERITNVVFMGMGEPFLNYDASLDAARILNGDFGLNIGARKITLSTVGIVPGIRSFAEEPEQFKLAVSLNAADQETRERIMPIAKRYPLKELIPAVREYIEIKGKRVTFEYVLLAGINDRRKDAENLTLLLAGIPCKINLIPFNPYPDASFDVPSDEDVKRFREWLMPDLPAVTLRKSLGAAILAGCGQLATSSLNEKEK
- a CDS encoding peptidylprolyl isomerase yields the protein MRKALCIIATIFFILAGVSCGPKQQEAEAAKKIYAAIEVEERGIMWFELYPENAPNGVAQFTRLAKEGFYDGLLFWHISDKGLVQSGCPSNDGTGHAGNLIKEEIEATLHHERGTLSMINFGRPWTTSSQFIICRKAVPELDGRYTIIGKLMKGEEVLDEIERNDKIKTVTVKEE
- a CDS encoding site-specific DNA-methyltransferase produces the protein MDQEPRNQLYFGDNLEVLRENIASESVDLVYLDPPFNSKATYNVLFKEAEGTPSAAQIEAFTDFWHWDEVSARTYHELVTGGQAPPALVDLLQGFEQFLGHNDMLAYLVMMAPRLVELKRVLKPTGSIYLHCDPTAGHYLKILMDAVFGVKNFVNEIIWQKIRVGKAQSHQFAKLQDVIFFYSKTNKNTFNQLRMPPSQGYIDKYYTNVEEETGRRYQLISFIQGGEGPPRRFGDRILKPPAGKHWIWSQERIDEAMEKGWLVFTDPNKPRLKRYLDQYEGKNIGTIWTDIFPINAVAKERLGYPTQKPVALLERILQASSNEGDVVLDPFCGCGTTIAAAQALGRRWIGIDITYLAINLIKNRLADHFGEEVEYEVHGIPKDWESARELAEATDRPRKEFELWALSLVNARPKGDPTKKGGADKGIDGIRFFIDGKQRKYQKVIVQVKSDAKPKVSYVRDLVGTMQREKAVMGALILLYEPSERSDIPAEAASAGFYHSEIMNKDYPKVQVLTVKGLLEGTERLKIPQIAPDDVTFKRAERITKDKDKQKKLDV